Proteins co-encoded in one Kutzneria chonburiensis genomic window:
- a CDS encoding amidohydrolase, whose protein sequence is MRTATQSVAIAENRIVAIGPDAEELGITDVVDLGSGFLSPSFGDGHAHPVLGGLERQGPPITDESTVDGIVAAVGHWAEQNPGDGWILSASYDPTLAADGAFDARWLDAVVPDRPVALRSRDYHAVWCNTAALRKAGISEDTPDPRLGRILRRDDGSPLGTLLEWHACDLVLDLIPPEQDLVAALEEAGRTYTAAGVTWVQDAWVEPAMVDAYLLAVEQERLLFRADLAQRADPDHWRDQVHAFAVQRERVKRFGRDLLTARTVKFFADGVIETGTASMLEPYVDVPHSHGMPVWSPPELAAAITAFDAERFQVHVHAIGDAAVRAALDAVERARNANPPWDRRPVIAHVQVVDPADLPRFAELGVIATVQPQWAQTDPLMTELTIPRLGPVRAGRQYPFATLARLGTRLAFGSDWPVSPADPLAGLRIAITREWLPGERLDVAQAFAAQTTGVAWQAQAEREWGELAVGRRADLVCLNGDPAHTPPHEIFVTDTWLSGRRTYAALTLAVDVPRSPSEE, encoded by the coding sequence TTGAGGACGGCCACCCAGTCGGTGGCCATCGCCGAGAACCGGATCGTCGCGATCGGACCGGATGCCGAAGAGCTGGGCATCACGGATGTCGTTGACCTGGGAAGCGGTTTCCTGTCGCCGAGCTTCGGCGACGGGCACGCGCATCCCGTGCTGGGCGGCCTGGAACGGCAGGGGCCGCCGATCACCGACGAGTCCACTGTGGACGGCATCGTGGCGGCGGTCGGCCACTGGGCCGAGCAGAATCCGGGCGACGGCTGGATTCTGAGCGCGAGCTACGACCCGACGCTGGCCGCCGACGGCGCGTTCGACGCCCGCTGGCTGGACGCGGTCGTGCCGGACCGGCCGGTGGCGCTGCGGTCCCGGGACTATCACGCGGTGTGGTGCAACACCGCCGCCCTGCGCAAGGCCGGGATCAGCGAAGACACGCCGGATCCGCGGCTGGGGCGGATTCTGCGGCGTGACGACGGCAGTCCACTGGGGACACTGCTGGAGTGGCACGCCTGCGATCTCGTGCTGGACCTGATTCCACCGGAGCAGGATCTCGTTGCGGCGCTGGAGGAAGCCGGCCGAACCTACACCGCCGCGGGCGTCACGTGGGTGCAGGATGCCTGGGTCGAACCGGCCATGGTGGACGCGTATCTCCTTGCCGTGGAACAGGAACGACTGCTGTTCCGGGCGGATCTGGCCCAGCGGGCCGATCCCGACCACTGGCGCGATCAGGTCCACGCTTTCGCCGTCCAACGGGAACGGGTCAAGCGCTTCGGTCGGGACCTGCTCACCGCCCGCACGGTCAAGTTCTTCGCCGACGGTGTGATCGAGACCGGCACGGCGTCCATGTTGGAGCCGTACGTGGATGTGCCGCATTCGCACGGGATGCCGGTGTGGTCGCCGCCGGAGCTGGCCGCCGCGATCACGGCGTTCGACGCCGAGCGGTTCCAGGTTCACGTGCACGCCATCGGCGACGCGGCCGTGCGGGCGGCCCTGGACGCCGTCGAACGGGCACGCAACGCCAATCCACCGTGGGATCGCCGGCCGGTGATCGCCCACGTGCAGGTGGTGGATCCGGCGGACCTGCCCCGATTCGCCGAGCTGGGCGTGATCGCGACCGTGCAGCCGCAGTGGGCGCAGACCGATCCGCTGATGACGGAGCTCACCATCCCCCGGCTCGGCCCGGTCCGCGCCGGCCGGCAGTACCCGTTCGCCACGCTGGCCCGGCTGGGCACGCGACTGGCCTTCGGCAGCGACTGGCCGGTCAGCCCGGCCGATCCGCTGGCGGGCCTGCGCATCGCGATCACCCGGGAATGGCTGCCCGGCGAGCGGTTGGACGTGGCGCAGGCGTTCGCCGCGCAGACCACGGGCGTGGCGTGGCAGGCGCAGGCCGAGCGCGAGTGGGGCGAGCTCGCGGTGGGCCGCCGTGCTGACCTGGTGTGCCTGAACGGTGACCCGGCGCACACACCACCGCACGAAATCTTCGTGACGGACACGTGGCTGTCCGGCCGTCGCACATACGCAGCCCTTACACTGGCAGTTGACGTGCCACGTTCACCATCTGAGGAGTGA
- a CDS encoding LacI family DNA-binding transcriptional regulator — MPGRQITLAEVARHAGVSLATASRVINGSDRQVSDPLRDRVMASADSLGYLPNASAQALARNSSSLVGLVVHDIADPYFSSIAAGVTRVAEDAGLVVVLGTTARSADRERELLATLRGHRAKAVVMIGSRTTKRSITAKLAEEVAAFTEQGGRVACVSQAKLAVDTVVPGNRAGAKALAVALAELGHRKFVVLGGPEELLTSRDRVAGFRTGLAESGVELAEESIRYGEFTRDGGYDTVTELLAEGTDATCVFAVNDVMALGAMAAMRAAGVRVPEDISVAGFDDIPTLRDVSPTLTTVRLPLEEMGARAAHMALGDHDGSPRTVRIAAEVVLRESTRKL, encoded by the coding sequence GTGCCCGGACGGCAGATCACGCTCGCGGAGGTGGCCCGGCACGCCGGGGTCTCGCTGGCCACGGCGTCACGGGTGATCAACGGCAGCGATCGGCAGGTCAGCGACCCGTTGCGGGACCGGGTGATGGCCAGCGCGGACTCGCTCGGCTACCTGCCCAACGCCTCGGCGCAGGCCTTGGCGCGCAACAGCAGCTCGCTGGTCGGCCTGGTGGTGCACGACATCGCCGATCCCTATTTCTCCAGCATCGCCGCCGGTGTCACCCGGGTGGCCGAGGACGCCGGCCTGGTTGTGGTGCTGGGCACGACCGCGCGCAGCGCCGACCGGGAGCGGGAGCTGTTGGCCACGCTGCGCGGACACCGGGCCAAGGCCGTGGTGATGATCGGCAGCCGCACCACGAAGCGGTCCATCACGGCCAAGCTGGCCGAAGAAGTCGCCGCGTTCACCGAGCAGGGCGGCCGGGTGGCGTGCGTGTCGCAGGCCAAGCTGGCCGTCGACACGGTGGTGCCGGGCAACCGGGCCGGCGCCAAGGCGCTGGCGGTGGCGCTGGCCGAGCTGGGGCACCGCAAGTTCGTCGTGCTCGGCGGGCCGGAGGAGCTGCTGACCAGTCGGGACCGCGTCGCGGGTTTCCGGACAGGGCTGGCCGAATCCGGCGTCGAGCTGGCCGAGGAGTCCATTCGGTACGGTGAGTTCACGCGCGACGGCGGCTACGACACCGTGACCGAGCTGCTGGCCGAAGGCACCGACGCGACCTGTGTTTTCGCCGTCAACGACGTGATGGCACTGGGTGCGATGGCGGCCATGCGGGCGGCCGGGGTGCGGGTGCCGGAGGACATCTCGGTGGCCGGTTTCGACGACATCCCGACGCTGCGGGACGTCTCCCCCACGCTGACCACGGTCCGGCTGCCGCTGGAGGAGATGGGCGCGCGGGCGGCGCACATGGCGCTGGGTGACCACGACGGCAGCCCGCGCACGGTGCGCATCGCGGCCGAGGTCGTGCTGCGGGAAAGCACCCGGAAGCTTTGA
- a CDS encoding LysR family transcriptional regulator, translated as MIDLGRLRALHAIAVYGSVNGAAEALGYTPSAISQQLNKLERETQTTLLERRGRGVVLTDAAQALADTAAEVLKLVEQAEIQLEEQRGQPVGNVALGAFATGCRGLLPSVVSELMVEHPALDVTVVEIDPPGAVTAVQRGELDVAVVHDWQIAPLAMPDDLAREVIGEDVADLLVPADHRLAGRKAVRAEDLVGERWLCQPPGSICHDWLVATVRSTGHEPVVSYVVPEYQSQLEFLRAGIGIALMPRLGRAALPDNVVAVTLEPVPTRRLFTVWRERTSRRPAIKATADALRRVTTRALSATSRDR; from the coding sequence ATGATTGACCTGGGTCGGCTGCGGGCGCTGCACGCGATTGCCGTCTACGGCTCGGTGAACGGGGCCGCGGAGGCGCTGGGCTACACGCCATCGGCGATCTCGCAGCAGCTGAACAAGCTGGAGCGGGAGACGCAAACCACACTCCTGGAGCGCCGCGGCCGCGGTGTTGTGCTGACCGACGCGGCCCAGGCGCTGGCCGACACCGCCGCCGAGGTGCTCAAGCTCGTCGAGCAGGCGGAGATCCAGCTCGAGGAGCAGCGCGGCCAACCGGTCGGCAACGTGGCGCTGGGCGCGTTCGCGACGGGCTGCCGCGGCTTGCTGCCGTCGGTGGTCTCCGAGCTGATGGTCGAGCACCCGGCGCTGGACGTGACCGTGGTGGAGATCGATCCGCCGGGTGCCGTCACGGCGGTGCAGCGCGGCGAACTCGACGTGGCCGTGGTGCACGACTGGCAGATCGCCCCGCTGGCCATGCCGGACGACCTGGCCCGTGAGGTGATCGGCGAGGACGTGGCCGATCTGCTGGTGCCGGCCGATCACCGGCTGGCCGGACGAAAAGCCGTCAGGGCCGAGGATCTCGTCGGCGAGCGGTGGCTGTGCCAGCCGCCGGGATCGATCTGCCACGACTGGCTGGTCGCCACGGTCCGCTCGACCGGCCACGAGCCGGTGGTGTCCTACGTGGTCCCGGAATACCAGAGCCAGCTGGAGTTCCTGCGCGCCGGCATCGGGATCGCGCTGATGCCGAGACTGGGCCGCGCTGCACTGCCGGACAACGTGGTCGCGGTGACGCTGGAGCCGGTGCCCACGCGACGGCTGTTCACGGTGTGGCGGGAGCGGACAAGTCGTCGCCCGGCGATCAAGGCCACGGCCGACGCGCTCAGGCGTGTGACAACCCGCGCCCTGTCCGCGACAAGCCGGGACCGGTGA
- a CDS encoding EamA family transporter: MHPRHLLAAVVVALIWGINFVVIDIGLEHFPPFLFTALRFTVAAVPAVFFIGRPQVPWRWVLAVGLSIGAFQFGLLFLGIHLGMPAGLSSLVMQSQAVFTMAFAALLLGERPGRWQIVGMVIALAGMGLVALDYGQASPLLAFVLVLAAAASWALGNVATRKAAPPDAFKFMVWVSVVPPLPMFALSLLVEGVGPDLQALTRVTFPALFSLGFVAWLSTLVAYGLWGMLIRRYGATTVAPYSLLVPVFGMSSSALVLHEKMSGIAIASAGLVIVGVALTSGFGQKLTGWQRARTAARYGAGHDVE; the protein is encoded by the coding sequence ATGCACCCTCGTCACCTGCTCGCGGCGGTCGTCGTCGCCCTCATCTGGGGCATCAACTTCGTCGTCATCGACATCGGCCTTGAGCACTTTCCGCCGTTCCTGTTCACCGCGCTGCGCTTCACCGTCGCCGCCGTGCCGGCGGTGTTCTTCATCGGCCGGCCGCAGGTGCCGTGGCGTTGGGTGTTGGCGGTCGGCCTGTCCATCGGCGCTTTCCAGTTCGGCTTGCTGTTCCTCGGCATCCATCTCGGCATGCCGGCCGGACTGTCCTCGCTCGTGATGCAGTCGCAGGCGGTGTTCACCATGGCCTTCGCCGCGCTGCTGCTGGGGGAGCGGCCGGGGCGTTGGCAGATCGTCGGCATGGTCATCGCTCTGGCCGGCATGGGGTTGGTGGCGTTGGACTACGGGCAGGCCAGCCCACTGCTGGCGTTCGTATTGGTCCTTGCGGCCGCGGCCAGCTGGGCGTTGGGCAATGTCGCCACCCGTAAGGCCGCGCCGCCGGACGCCTTCAAGTTCATGGTCTGGGTAAGCGTCGTCCCGCCATTGCCCATGTTCGCGTTGTCGTTGCTGGTCGAGGGCGTCGGGCCGGACCTTCAGGCGCTGACCCGCGTGACCTTCCCGGCGCTGTTCTCCCTCGGCTTCGTCGCGTGGCTGTCCACCCTCGTCGCCTACGGCCTGTGGGGCATGCTCATTCGTCGTTACGGCGCAACGACCGTTGCTCCTTACTCTCTGCTCGTGCCCGTGTTCGGAATGTCGTCGTCGGCGCTGGTGCTGCACGAGAAAATGTCCGGCATCGCGATCGCCTCGGCCGGCCTCGTGATCGTCGGCGTCGCTCTGACCTCGGGTTTCGGCCAGAAGCTGACGGGGTGGCAACGGGCTCGGACGGCCGCGCGCTATGGTGCGGGCCACGACGTTGAGTGA